The Pseudomonas kermanshahensis genome includes a window with the following:
- the ffh gene encoding signal recognition particle protein: protein MFENLTDRLSQTLRHVTGKAKLTEDNIKDTLREVRMALLEADVALPVVKDFVNSVKERAVGTEVSRSLTPGQAFVKIVQAELESLMGAANEDLALNAAPPAVVLMAGLQGAGKTTTAGKLARFLKERKKKSVMVVSADVYRPAAIKQLETLANDIGVTFFPSDISQKPVAIAEAAIREAKLKFIDVVIVDTAGRLHIDADMMDEIKALHAAVKPVETLFVVDAMTGQDAANTAKAFGEALPLTGVVLTKVDGDARGGAALSVRAITGKPIKFIGMGEKTEALEPFHPDRVASRILGMGDVLSLIEQAEQTIDKAKADKLAKKLKKGKGFDLEDFRDQLQQMKNMGGLGGLMDKLPSIGGVNLSQMGNAQGAAEKQFKQMEAIINSMTPAERRDPDLLSGSRKRRIAIGSGTQVQDVGRLIKQHKQMQKMMKKFSAKGGMAKMMRGLGGMMPGGGMPKL from the coding sequence ATGTTCGAAAACCTGACCGACCGCCTGTCACAGACGCTGCGCCATGTCACCGGCAAGGCCAAGCTGACTGAAGACAATATCAAGGACACGCTGCGCGAAGTGCGCATGGCGTTGCTCGAGGCCGACGTTGCCTTGCCGGTGGTCAAGGATTTCGTCAACAGCGTCAAGGAACGTGCGGTCGGTACCGAGGTGTCGCGCAGCCTGACCCCAGGCCAGGCCTTCGTGAAGATCGTCCAGGCCGAGCTCGAAAGCCTGATGGGCGCGGCCAACGAAGACCTCGCGCTGAACGCCGCGCCACCTGCCGTGGTGCTGATGGCTGGCTTGCAGGGTGCAGGTAAGACCACCACCGCCGGCAAGCTCGCGCGCTTCCTCAAGGAGCGCAAGAAGAAGAGCGTGATGGTGGTCTCGGCCGACGTCTACCGCCCGGCCGCGATCAAGCAGCTGGAAACCCTGGCCAACGACATCGGCGTAACCTTCTTCCCGTCCGACATCAGCCAGAAGCCGGTCGCCATCGCTGAAGCGGCGATTCGCGAAGCCAAGCTCAAATTCATCGACGTGGTCATCGTCGACACCGCCGGCCGTCTGCACATCGACGCCGACATGATGGACGAGATCAAGGCGCTGCATGCTGCGGTCAAGCCGGTCGAGACCCTGTTCGTGGTCGACGCCATGACCGGCCAGGACGCCGCCAACACCGCCAAGGCCTTTGGTGAAGCCCTGCCGCTGACCGGCGTGGTGCTGACCAAGGTCGACGGTGACGCCCGTGGCGGTGCCGCGTTGTCGGTACGTGCCATCACCGGCAAGCCGATCAAGTTCATCGGTATGGGTGAGAAGACCGAGGCCCTTGAGCCGTTCCACCCGGACCGCGTCGCCTCGCGCATCCTCGGCATGGGCGACGTGCTCAGCCTGATCGAGCAGGCCGAGCAGACCATCGACAAGGCCAAGGCCGACAAGCTGGCCAAGAAGCTGAAGAAGGGCAAGGGCTTCGACCTCGAAGACTTCCGCGACCAGCTGCAACAGATGAAAAACATGGGCGGCCTGGGTGGCCTGATGGACAAGCTGCCGAGCATCGGCGGGGTCAACCTGTCACAGATGGGCAATGCCCAGGGCGCGGCCGAGAAGCAGTTCAAGCAGATGGAGGCGATCATCAACTCCATGACCCCGGCCGAGCGCCGCGATCCTGACCTGCTCAGCGGTTCGCGCAAGCGCCGCATCGCCATCGGCTCCGGCACCCAGGTGCAGGACGTCGGCCGGCTGATCAAGCAGCACAAGCAGATGCAGAAGATGATGAAGAAGTTCTCCGCCAAGGGCGGCATGGCCAAGATGATGCGCGGCCTTGGCGGCATGATGCCAGGCGGCGGCATGCCGAAGCTGTAA
- the rpsP gene encoding 30S ribosomal protein S16: MVTIRLARGGSKKRPFYHLTVTNSRNARDGRFVERVGFFNPIASGAEVKLSVNQERVTYWLSQGAQPSERVAQLLKEAAKAAA, from the coding sequence ATGGTAACCATTCGTCTGGCCCGTGGCGGCTCGAAAAAGCGCCCTTTCTACCACCTGACCGTGACCAACTCGCGTAACGCCCGTGACGGCCGTTTCGTTGAGCGCGTTGGCTTCTTCAACCCGATCGCATCGGGCGCCGAAGTCAAGCTGTCGGTCAACCAGGAACGCGTCACCTACTGGCTGAGCCAGGGCGCGCAGCCGTCTGAGCGTGTTGCTCAGCTGCTGAAGGAAGCTGCCAAGGCCGCTGCCTAA
- the rimM gene encoding ribosome maturation factor RimM (Essential for efficient processing of 16S rRNA), with translation MNATPEKADDLIVVGKIFSVHGVRGEVKVYSFTDPIENLLDYPRWTLKHEGKVKQVELVSGRGSQKGLVVKLKGLDDRDEARLLSGYEICIPRSLLPNLPVDEYYWYQLQGLKVINQDEHLFGKVDHLLETGANDVMVVKPCAGSLDDRERLLPYTEQCVLAIDLEAGVMRVEWDADF, from the coding sequence ATGAACGCGACGCCAGAAAAGGCTGACGACCTCATCGTCGTTGGCAAGATTTTTTCGGTTCACGGCGTTCGCGGCGAGGTGAAGGTGTATTCCTTTACCGATCCGATTGAAAACCTGTTGGATTATCCACGCTGGACGCTCAAGCACGAAGGCAAGGTAAAACAGGTAGAGCTGGTCAGCGGTCGTGGCTCCCAAAAGGGCCTGGTCGTGAAACTGAAAGGCCTCGATGATCGCGATGAAGCCCGTCTTCTGAGTGGTTACGAGATCTGCATACCGCGGAGCCTTTTGCCCAACCTGCCCGTCGACGAGTACTACTGGTACCAGTTGCAGGGCTTGAAGGTCATCAACCAGGACGAACATCTGTTCGGCAAGGTCGATCACCTGTTGGAGACCGGTGCGAACGATGTAATGGTGGTCAAGCCGTGCGCAGGCAGCCTGGATGATCGCGAGCGTTTGTTGCCCTATACGGAGCAATGCGTGCTGGCAATCGACCTCGAAGCAGGCGTGATGCGGGTTGAATGGGACGCGGACTTCTAA
- the trmD gene encoding tRNA (guanosine(37)-N1)-methyltransferase TrmD produces MGNLRVDVITLFPEMFSAITEYGITSRAVKQGLLQVTCWNPRDYTTDRHHTVDDRPFGGGPGMVMKIKPLEDALVSARQATGASAKVIYLSPQGRKLTQQAVKGLAEQESLILIAGRYEGIDERFIEAHVDEEWSIGDYVLSGGELPAMVLIDAVTRLLPGALGHVDSAEEDSFTDGLLDCPHYTRPEVYADQRVPDVLLSGNHAHIRRWRMKQSLGRTFERRADLLESRSLSGEEKKLLEEYLRERDDS; encoded by the coding sequence ATGGGTAACCTTCGCGTAGACGTCATCACGTTGTTCCCCGAGATGTTCTCGGCCATCACGGAGTACGGCATTACCAGCCGCGCGGTAAAACAGGGGTTGCTTCAGGTAACGTGCTGGAACCCGCGGGACTACACCACAGATCGCCACCATACCGTGGATGATCGGCCGTTTGGCGGTGGTCCGGGCATGGTGATGAAAATCAAGCCTCTGGAAGACGCCCTGGTTAGCGCCAGGCAAGCGACCGGAGCATCGGCAAAGGTGATCTACCTTTCGCCGCAAGGCCGCAAGCTGACTCAGCAAGCGGTCAAAGGCCTGGCCGAACAGGAATCGTTGATCCTGATCGCCGGTCGTTATGAAGGCATCGACGAGCGCTTTATTGAGGCTCATGTCGATGAGGAGTGGTCGATTGGCGACTATGTGCTTTCCGGTGGCGAGCTGCCGGCCATGGTACTGATCGATGCGGTTACGCGGCTGCTGCCCGGAGCTTTAGGGCATGTGGACTCGGCGGAGGAAGACTCTTTCACCGACGGTCTGCTCGATTGCCCGCACTACACCCGACCTGAGGTGTATGCGGATCAGCGTGTTCCCGACGTGTTGCTAAGTGGCAACCATGCACATATCCGGCGTTGGAGGATGAAGCAGTCCCTTGGTAGGACCTTCGAACGACGCGCCGATCTTCTGGAAAGTCGCTCGCTTTCTGGAGAAGAGAAGAAGCTGCTCGAGGAATACCTCCGCGAGCGGGACGATAGTTAA
- the rplS gene encoding 50S ribosomal protein L19, with protein MTNKIIQQLEAEQMSKEIPTFAPGDTIIVQVKVKEGERSRLQAFEGVVIAKRNRGLNSAFTVRKISSGVGVERTFQTYSPQIDSLAVKRRGDVRKAKLYYLRDLSGKAARIKEKLS; from the coding sequence ATGACCAACAAGATCATCCAGCAGCTCGAAGCCGAGCAGATGAGCAAGGAAATCCCAACCTTCGCACCGGGCGACACCATTATCGTCCAGGTTAAAGTGAAGGAAGGTGAGCGTTCCCGTCTGCAGGCGTTCGAAGGCGTCGTTATCGCCAAGCGTAACCGCGGTCTGAACAGCGCCTTCACCGTGCGCAAAATCTCCAGCGGCGTTGGCGTAGAGCGTACCTTCCAGACCTACAGCCCGCAGATCGACAGCCTGGCCGTGAAACGTCGTGGTGACGTGCGTAAAGCCAAGCTGTACTACCTGCGCGACCTGTCCGGCAAAGCCGCTCGCATCAAGGAAAAACTGTCCTGA
- a CDS encoding acyl-CoA thioesterase, whose amino-acid sequence MTTRDQEIQRRTELSVTRVTKAVFPNTTNHHNTLFGGTALAWMDEVSFIAATRFCRLPLVTVSTDRIDFKRPIPAGSIVELVGTVIKVGNTSLQVQVDVFVENMYLDGRERAIHGVFSFVAIDEDKRPVPVLPAA is encoded by the coding sequence ATGACAACCCGAGACCAGGAAATCCAGCGCCGCACCGAATTGTCGGTGACCCGCGTGACCAAGGCGGTGTTCCCCAACACCACCAACCACCACAACACCCTGTTCGGCGGCACTGCGCTGGCCTGGATGGATGAAGTGTCGTTCATCGCGGCCACGCGCTTTTGCCGTTTGCCGCTGGTAACGGTGTCGACCGACCGTATCGACTTCAAGCGCCCGATCCCGGCGGGCTCGATCGTCGAGCTGGTCGGCACGGTGATCAAAGTGGGCAACACCAGCCTGCAGGTGCAGGTGGATGTGTTCGTCGAGAACATGTACCTGGATGGCCGTGAACGGGCAATCCATGGTGTGTTCAGCTTTGTCGCCATCGACGAAGACAAGCGCCCGGTGCCGGTGCTGCCAGCAGCCTGA
- a CDS encoding cation:proton antiporter, with product MNEQQILLSVAGIGGSALACQWLAWRLKLPAILFLLLAGITAGPLFGWLDPQALFGPLLMPLVSLAVALILFEGSLTLHLSQWRDIGSVVHRLVTIGALSTWLVIALATHWLLGFDWPLAILFGTLTLVTGPTVIVPMLRVVRPKAAIANILRWEGIVIDPIGALLAVVVYSFIIASADGNGLSQSLATFAGVIFCGSALGAAGGWLLGQVMREQWLPEYLHNLAALAAVLGIFIAANQIVHESGLLAVTVMGMWLANMRGVDVRQILHFKENLSVLLISGLFILLAARLDLHALIGLGPAVLALLLVIQLLARPLNVFLSTLGSGLNWRERALLAWIAPRGIVAAAVSAIFAIRLHEAGHEDALLLVPLTFAVIIGTVVLQSATARPLARLLKVAEPAPSGFLIVGANGPARTLGKALQQLGCRVLLTDSSWENIRAARMDGLPTYFGNPASQHADAHLDLVGLGHLLGLSPAGEINALACARFRHDFGHGRLFVLASGLEKQRSDKHRASEEHRGHLLGSSPMTYQQLANRLHHGAELYSTTLTEGFDWDNYQALHGERAHLLFARDSHGWVHVSSPDNPLTPQPGWTLVALVEPAPVAGTAPTPG from the coding sequence ATGAACGAACAGCAGATCCTGCTCAGCGTCGCGGGCATCGGCGGCTCCGCCCTGGCCTGCCAGTGGCTGGCGTGGCGCCTGAAATTGCCGGCAATCCTCTTCCTGCTGCTGGCCGGCATCACCGCCGGCCCGCTGTTCGGCTGGCTCGACCCCCAGGCGCTGTTCGGCCCACTGCTGATGCCCTTGGTGTCGCTGGCCGTGGCACTGATCCTGTTCGAGGGCAGCCTGACGTTGCACTTGTCGCAGTGGCGCGACATCGGCAGCGTGGTCCACCGCCTGGTCACAATCGGCGCCCTCTCGACCTGGCTGGTGATCGCTCTGGCGACTCACTGGCTGCTGGGGTTCGACTGGCCGCTGGCGATCCTGTTCGGCACCTTGACCCTGGTCACCGGGCCGACGGTGATCGTGCCCATGCTGCGCGTGGTGCGGCCGAAGGCGGCGATCGCCAACATCCTGCGCTGGGAAGGCATCGTCATCGACCCGATTGGCGCCCTGCTCGCCGTGGTGGTGTACAGCTTCATCATCGCCAGTGCCGATGGCAATGGCCTGAGCCAGAGCCTGGCCACCTTTGCCGGGGTGATCTTCTGTGGCAGCGCACTGGGCGCGGCCGGCGGCTGGTTACTGGGGCAGGTCATGCGTGAGCAGTGGCTGCCAGAGTACCTGCACAACCTGGCTGCACTGGCGGCAGTGCTGGGCATTTTCATTGCTGCCAACCAGATCGTTCACGAATCCGGGCTGCTGGCCGTGACGGTGATGGGCATGTGGCTGGCCAACATGCGCGGGGTGGATGTGCGGCAGATCCTGCACTTCAAGGAAAACCTCAGCGTACTGCTGATCTCGGGCTTGTTCATCCTGCTGGCCGCACGCCTCGACCTGCATGCCCTGATCGGCCTGGGCCCGGCGGTGCTGGCGCTGTTGCTGGTGATCCAACTGCTGGCGCGGCCGCTGAACGTCTTTTTGTCCACCCTCGGCTCGGGGCTGAACTGGCGCGAACGGGCCTTGCTGGCCTGGATCGCACCGCGCGGTATCGTGGCCGCGGCAGTCTCGGCGATCTTCGCCATCCGCCTGCACGAAGCCGGCCATGAGGATGCACTGCTGCTGGTACCGCTGACCTTTGCCGTGATCATCGGCACCGTAGTGCTGCAAAGCGCCACGGCCAGGCCCTTGGCGCGCCTGCTCAAGGTGGCCGAGCCTGCCCCCAGCGGCTTCCTCATCGTCGGCGCCAACGGGCCCGCGCGCACCCTCGGCAAAGCCCTGCAGCAACTGGGCTGCCGGGTATTGCTGACTGACTCAAGCTGGGAAAACATCCGCGCCGCGCGCATGGACGGGCTGCCAACCTACTTTGGCAACCCGGCCTCGCAGCATGCCGATGCACACCTGGACCTGGTCGGCCTCGGCCATCTGCTGGGGCTGTCCCCTGCAGGTGAGATCAACGCCTTGGCCTGCGCACGTTTTCGCCACGATTTCGGCCACGGCCGCCTGTTCGTGCTGGCCAGCGGCCTGGAAAAACAGCGCAGCGACAAGCACCGCGCCAGTGAGGAACACCGCGGCCATTTGCTCGGCTCAAGCCCGATGACCTACCAGCAATTGGCCAATCGCCTGCACCACGGCGCCGAGCTGTACAGCACCACCCTGACCGAGGGCTTCGACTGGGACAACTACCAGGCACTGCATGGCGAGCGTGCGCACCTGTTGTTCGCCCGTGACAGCCACGGCTGGGTGCATGTGTCGAGCCCTGACAACCCGCTCACCCCGCAACCTGGCTGGACCCTGGTGGCGCTGGTAGAACCGGCGCCAGTCGCGGGCACGGCCCCCACACCAGGGTGA
- the xerD gene encoding site-specific tyrosine recombinase XerD, translating to MPALDHPLIDQFLDALWLEKGLSDNTRVSYRSDLALFNGWLQEQGVALPDAGRELILDHLAWRLDQAYKPRSTARFLSGLRGFFRYLLREKLIAVDPTLQVEMPQLGRPLPKSLSEADVEALLQAPDLGEAIGQRDRAMLEVLYACGLRVTELVSLTLDQVNLRQGVLRVMGKGSKERLVPMGEEAVVWLERYLRNGRPELLNGRPSDVLFPSLRGEQMTRQTFWHRIKHQAQVAGIDKSLSPHTLRHAFATHLLNHGADLRVVQMLLGHSDLSTTQIYTHVAKARLQQLHAQHHPRG from the coding sequence ATGCCCGCCCTCGACCACCCCCTGATTGACCAGTTTCTCGATGCCCTGTGGCTGGAAAAAGGCCTGTCCGACAACACCCGGGTTTCGTACCGCAGCGACCTGGCGCTGTTCAATGGCTGGCTGCAGGAGCAGGGCGTGGCCTTGCCTGACGCGGGGCGTGAGCTGATCCTCGATCACCTGGCCTGGCGCCTCGACCAAGCCTACAAGCCACGTTCTACAGCACGCTTTCTGTCTGGGCTGCGTGGCTTCTTTCGTTACTTGCTGCGGGAAAAGCTGATCGCTGTCGACCCCACCTTGCAGGTCGAGATGCCGCAGCTGGGCCGGCCGTTGCCCAAATCCTTGTCAGAAGCCGACGTCGAGGCGTTGCTGCAGGCGCCGGACCTCGGCGAAGCCATCGGCCAGCGCGACCGCGCCATGCTCGAAGTCCTTTATGCCTGTGGCCTGCGCGTGACCGAACTGGTCAGCCTGACGCTCGATCAGGTCAACCTGCGCCAGGGCGTGTTGCGGGTGATGGGCAAGGGCAGCAAGGAGCGCCTGGTGCCGATGGGGGAAGAGGCGGTGGTATGGCTGGAACGCTACCTGCGCAATGGCCGCCCCGAGCTGCTGAACGGGCGCCCGAGCGATGTGCTGTTCCCCAGCCTGCGCGGCGAGCAGATGACCCGCCAGACCTTCTGGCACCGTATCAAGCACCAGGCACAGGTCGCCGGGATCGACAAATCGCTGTCGCCGCATACCCTGCGCCATGCCTTCGCAACCCACCTGCTCAACCACGGCGCCGACCTGCGCGTGGTACAAATGCTGCTGGGCCACAGCGACCTGTCGACCACGCAGATCTACACCCACGTGGCCAAAGCCCGTCTGCAGCAACTGCACGCCCAGCATCACCCGCGTGGATGA
- a CDS encoding thioredoxin fold domain-containing protein → MRVTQIFAAAALALASTFAVAAATDSNAGAEQAIRKSLQNLELEVPVESVASSPLNGLYEVKLQGGRVLYASADGQFVMQGYLYQIQDGKPVNLTEKTERQGVAKLINGIPAAEMVVYPAKGETKSHITVFTDTTCPYCHKLHAEVPELNRRGIEVRYVAFPRQGLGSPGDQQLQAVWCSSDRRAALDKMVEGKEIKAAKCANPVSKQFQLGQSIGVNGTPAIVLESGQVIPGYQPAPQVAKLALAGQQQAAK, encoded by the coding sequence ATGCGCGTGACCCAGATTTTCGCCGCCGCCGCGTTGGCGCTGGCCAGTACCTTTGCCGTTGCCGCGGCAACCGACAGCAATGCCGGTGCCGAGCAGGCCATTCGCAAGTCGTTGCAGAACCTCGAACTGGAAGTGCCGGTTGAAAGCGTCGCCAGCAGCCCGCTCAATGGCCTGTATGAAGTCAAGCTGCAGGGCGGCCGCGTGCTGTACGCCAGTGCTGACGGCCAGTTCGTCATGCAGGGCTACCTGTACCAGATCCAGGACGGCAAGCCGGTCAACCTGACCGAGAAGACCGAGCGCCAAGGCGTTGCCAAGCTCATCAACGGCATTCCAGCCGCCGAGATGGTGGTTTATCCTGCCAAGGGCGAGACCAAGTCGCACATCACCGTGTTCACCGACACCACCTGCCCGTACTGCCACAAGCTGCACGCCGAAGTGCCGGAGCTCAACCGCCGCGGTATCGAAGTGCGCTATGTCGCCTTCCCGCGCCAGGGCCTCGGTTCGCCAGGTGATCAGCAGTTGCAGGCAGTCTGGTGCTCCAGCGACCGCCGTGCGGCGCTGGACAAGATGGTCGAGGGTAAGGAAATCAAGGCCGCCAAGTGCGCCAACCCGGTCAGCAAGCAGTTCCAGCTGGGCCAGTCGATCGGCGTCAACGGCACGCCGGCGATCGTCCTCGAAAGCGGCCAGGTAATCCCGGGCTACCAGCCGGCGCCGCAAGTGGCCAAGTTGGCCCTGGCCGGCCAGCAGCAAGCAGCCAAGTAA
- a CDS encoding homoserine dehydrogenase, whose translation MKPVKVGICGLGTVGGGTFNVLQRNAEEIARRAGRGIEVAQIAMRSQNPNCQITGTPITADVFDVATNPEIDIVIELIGGYTIARDLVLKAIENGKHVVTANKALIAVHGNEIFAKARERGVIVAFEAAVAGGIPVIKAIREGLSANRINWLAGIINGTGNFILTEMREKGRAFPDVLAEAQALGYAEADPTFDVEGIDAAHKLTILASIAFGIPLQFDKAYTEGITQLTTADVNYAEALGYRIKHLGVARRTAEGIELRVHPTLIPSDRLIANVNGVMNAVMVNGDAAGSTLYYGAGAGMEPTASSVVADLVDVVRAMTSDPENRVPHLAFQPDSLSAHPILPIEACESAYYLRIQAKDHPGVLAQVASILSERGINIESIMQKEAEEQDGLVPMILLTHRVVEQGINDAIVALEALQDVVGKVVRIRVEQLN comes from the coding sequence GTGAAACCGGTCAAAGTAGGCATCTGTGGGTTGGGGACCGTCGGTGGCGGAACCTTCAATGTACTTCAGCGCAACGCCGAGGAGATTGCCCGCCGTGCCGGGCGCGGTATTGAAGTGGCACAGATTGCCATGCGCTCGCAGAACCCGAACTGCCAGATTACCGGTACCCCCATTACCGCTGATGTGTTCGACGTTGCGACCAACCCGGAAATCGACATCGTCATCGAGCTGATCGGTGGTTACACCATCGCCCGCGACCTGGTGCTCAAGGCCATCGAAAACGGCAAACACGTGGTCACCGCGAACAAGGCGCTGATCGCCGTGCATGGCAACGAAATCTTTGCCAAGGCCCGCGAGAGGGGCGTCATCGTCGCCTTCGAAGCGGCGGTTGCCGGTGGCATCCCGGTGATCAAGGCGATCCGTGAAGGCCTGTCGGCCAACCGTATCAACTGGCTGGCCGGCATCATCAACGGCACCGGTAACTTCATCCTCACCGAAATGCGCGAAAAAGGCCGTGCCTTCCCGGACGTGCTGGCCGAAGCCCAGGCCCTGGGTTATGCCGAAGCCGACCCGACCTTCGACGTCGAGGGCATCGATGCGGCCCACAAGCTGACCATCCTGGCGTCCATCGCCTTTGGCATCCCGCTGCAGTTCGACAAGGCCTACACCGAAGGCATCACCCAGCTGACCACCGCTGACGTGAACTACGCCGAGGCCCTGGGCTACCGCATCAAGCACCTGGGCGTCGCGCGTCGCACGGCTGAAGGCATCGAGCTGCGCGTGCACCCGACATTGATCCCGAGCGATCGCCTGATCGCCAACGTCAACGGCGTGATGAACGCGGTCATGGTCAACGGCGACGCCGCCGGTTCGACCCTGTACTACGGCGCAGGTGCCGGTATGGAGCCGACCGCTTCGTCGGTCGTCGCCGACCTGGTCGACGTGGTACGCGCAATGACCTCAGACCCGGAAAACCGCGTGCCGCACCTGGCCTTCCAGCCAGACTCGCTGTCGGCGCACCCGATTCTGCCGATCGAAGCCTGTGAAAGCGCCTACTACCTGCGCATCCAGGCCAAGGATCACCCCGGCGTGCTGGCCCAGGTGGCCAGCATCCTCTCGGAGCGTGGCATCAACATCGAGTCGATCATGCAGAAGGAAGCCGAGGAACAGGACGGCCTGGTGCCGATGATTCTGCTAACCCATCGCGTGGTCGAGCAGGGCATCAACGACGCCATTGTCGCCCTGGAAGCCCTGCAGGATGTGGTCGGCAAGGTCGTGCGCATCCGCGTCGAACAGCTCAATTAA
- the thrC gene encoding threonine synthase → MRYISTRGQAPALNFEDVLLAGLASDGGLYVPENLPRFTQEEIASWAGLPYHELAFRVMRPFVAGSIADADFKKILEETYGAFTHAAVAPLRQLNSNEWVMELFHGPTLAFKDFALQLLGRLLDHVLVKRGERVVIVGATSGDTGSAAIEGCRRCDNVDIFILHPHQRVSEVQRRQMTTIFGDNIHNIAIEGNFDDCQEMVKASFADQSFLKGTRLVAVNSINWARIMAQIVYYFHAALQLGGPARSVAFSVPTGNFGDIFAGYLARNMGLPISQLVVATNRNDILHRFMSGNQYVKETLHATLSPSMDIMVSSNFERLLFDLHGRNGAAIAALMDNFKQGGGFSVDEDRWTEARKLFDSLAVSDEQTCETIAEVFASTGEVLDPHTAIGVKAARECRRSLDTPMVVLGTAHPVKFPEAVEKAGVGKALELPAHLADLFSREERCTVLANDLKAVQGFVSQHGNRGKPL, encoded by the coding sequence ATGCGCTATATCAGCACCCGTGGCCAGGCACCGGCCCTGAATTTCGAAGATGTCCTGCTGGCTGGCCTGGCCAGCGACGGCGGCCTGTACGTCCCTGAAAACCTGCCGCGCTTCACCCAGGAAGAGATCGCTTCCTGGGCTGGCCTGCCGTATCACGAACTGGCCTTCCGCGTGATGCGCCCGTTCGTCGCCGGTAGCATCGCCGACGCCGACTTCAAAAAGATCCTCGAGGAAACCTACGGCGCGTTCACCCACGCCGCCGTGGCGCCGCTGCGCCAGTTGAACAGCAACGAGTGGGTGATGGAGCTGTTCCACGGCCCGACCCTGGCCTTCAAGGACTTTGCCCTGCAGCTGCTCGGCCGCCTGCTCGACCACGTGCTGGTCAAGCGCGGCGAGCGTGTGGTGATCGTCGGTGCCACCAGCGGTGACACCGGCTCCGCTGCCATCGAAGGTTGCCGCCGCTGCGACAACGTCGACATCTTCATCCTGCACCCGCACCAGCGCGTGTCGGAAGTACAGCGTCGGCAGATGACCACCATCTTCGGCGACAACATCCACAACATCGCCATCGAAGGCAACTTCGACGACTGCCAGGAGATGGTCAAGGCCAGCTTCGCCGACCAGTCGTTCCTCAAGGGCACCCGCCTGGTGGCCGTCAACTCGATCAACTGGGCGCGGATCATGGCCCAGATCGTCTACTACTTCCACGCAGCCCTGCAGTTGGGCGGCCCAGCCCGCTCGGTGGCGTTCTCGGTGCCCACCGGCAACTTCGGCGACATCTTCGCCGGTTACCTGGCACGCAACATGGGCCTGCCGATCAGCCAGCTGGTGGTCGCCACCAACCGTAACGACATCCTGCACCGCTTCATGAGCGGCAACCAGTACGTCAAGGAAACCCTGCACGCGACCCTGTCGCCGTCGATGGACATCATGGTGTCGTCCAACTTCGAGCGCCTGCTGTTCGACCTGCACGGCCGGAACGGTGCAGCCATTGCCGCGTTGATGGACAACTTCAAGCAGGGTGGCGGTTTCAGCGTTGACGAAGACCGCTGGACCGAAGCGCGCAAACTGTTCGACTCGCTGGCCGTCAGTGACGAGCAGACCTGCGAGACCATCGCCGAAGTGTTCGCCAGCACCGGCGAAGTGCTCGACCCGCATACCGCGATCGGCGTCAAGGCCGCCCGCGAGTGCCGTCGTAGCCTGGATACGCCGATGGTGGTGCTGGGTACCGCGCATCCGGTCAAGTTCCCGGAAGCCGTGGAGAAGGCAGGTGTTGGCAAGGCGCTGGAATTGCCTGCACACCTGGCCGATCTGTTCAGCCGCGAAGAGCGTTGCACGGTGCTGGCCAATGACCTGAAGGCCGTTCAGGGCTTTGTCAGCCAGCATGGTAACCGCGGTAAGCCGCTTTAA
- a CDS encoding response regulator, giving the protein MSRPYVLIHQARPSHQILLHQAFNAQGIFNVRITEEAADLHACLSAKRCPDLLILDHAMPKRAGLALLKKLAGSHALRALLFVGQATPEQQNLALEAKRRGLWVIAELPWPLSMAHLQRALQRLGGRIQTVTCAPHAH; this is encoded by the coding sequence ATGTCCAGGCCTTATGTGCTGATTCACCAGGCACGCCCTTCCCATCAAATCCTCCTGCATCAGGCATTCAATGCCCAAGGCATCTTCAATGTGCGCATCACTGAAGAAGCCGCTGACCTGCACGCGTGCCTGAGCGCTAAGCGTTGCCCTGACTTGCTGATCCTCGATCACGCCATGCCCAAAAGGGCAGGGCTTGCGCTGTTGAAAAAACTTGCAGGTAGCCACGCCTTGCGCGCCTTGTTGTTCGTCGGCCAAGCCACACCCGAACAGCAGAACCTGGCCTTGGAGGCGAAGCGACGGGGGCTGTGGGTCATCGCCGAGCTGCCGTGGCCACTTTCCATGGCCCATCTGCAACGCGCACTTCAGCGCCTGGGCGGGCGTATTCAAACTGTCACCTGCGCCCCGCATGCTCACTGA